The window ACTGACGGTCCGCACCAAGGACTTGGCCGAGATCTCACGCCTGCGGCCGCCGGAGCGTGTCCCGAGCGAGCTCCTCCGGGGACGCGGACCGGCGGAGATGACATTCTCGCTCATTCCGCAGGATGGGCAGTCGCGTCTTGACGTATCGATTCACGTGCCGGCCGAGACGACGGTGAATCTCGGACCTCGTCGGATGGTCAAGCCCGCCGGTCACCCCTTCTCGCTGACCGCCGGACTCGGGATTCCGCATCAGTTCGCGGGCAGGCTGGAAAATCCCGTATTCAGTATCACATACGGGCAGGCAGGTGTTCAACTGAATTCAGAACAGGCCCAGGCCGAAGTTCTTGCGACCCTGGAGGAAGGGCGTTCGGTTGATTTCGTGGATCTCCGCGACGAGAGAGCGGGTACCACGGCGGTTCTCAATGCGAGGTGGATGCTGCCGCTGAGCGTGAAGGGCGTGGAACCGCTGGCCGGCTTGTTTCCGGATGTGACCGCCGCGATCGGCCAAGGAAATCTCGAAGGGGACGCGTCTCTCTCGATCATGGGTCGATTCGTCAGCGGGGCCGGCGACTGGCTGGTACGTAATGAGCTGCTGCTGAGCGCCCGCGGTCTGACGGCGCGATGGCGGGATCTGCTCGACAAGCCGGCCGATGAGCCGCTGGATATTGCGTTTGCCCATGAGTGCCAGTCCATCGACGGACAATGCGAGCAATCGCTACACGCATTGCTGCGGCAGCCGGCGGGAGAAATCAGCGGCTCAGTGATCTTTTCGGAGGGCCGGGAGGAGGACGGAGGTGACGACTTCGAAGTCGTGACCGTGGGTGCGCGTATTGAAGACCTCGAGCGGTTCGTCTCCTTGTCACCGGCGCTCCGCGTCTTTCTGAGCGACGCCCGGATCTCCGGCGGCGTCCGGATGCAGTGTCAGTGTCTGTCATCAGACGGCCGTTCCAACGGGTTTGTCTCTCTTGATGCAGACAAGGCCGGATTCACGACCGGCCGCACGGCCCCGCTGGTCAAGAAACCCGGGACGCCGGCACAAATGCGCCTGGAGTGGAGTAGTGAGCATCTCCCCGGATCGACCGCAGACCGGCGGTTCCGTTTGGTCGATGGTTCCGTCCAAATAAGTCGTTTCACGATCGAGAAACTGACCGGGCAGGTCTCCATTGATCCGGGGGATCCGTCCTTTCATCTCCTCAACTGGGCTCGGCATGCTGTCGCAAGCAAACGATTACCCCCCCGACTCAGGTCGGCAGCTTTGCAGCTTGCCGGCAGAATCGAGGTCGACGATCCGTCGTGGACGAAGAACCCTGTTTGGGAGCAATGGCGCAAGTGGCTCAACCTCACGGGTAATGCCGGCTGGCGTCTTGAGACCGTGTTGGATGAGAACCTCTTTTCCTTGAAGGGACAGCTGGATGGACGGGAAATCGGTCTGTCATGCGATCTTGGCCAACGGTGGGTTCCAACGCTTTCAAAGCCTCCTGGAACACCGGCAGACCTCCGGTTCCATCTCGCGGCGGCCCGGCTTCCCGAATCTCAGTGCATCGACATCGAGGCAAGAGACATCGAGTTCGATCTCAACGGCAACACGCTGAGAATGGGCGGGTTGTTGCAGGTAACCGCCGACGAAGACGGTGCGTGGCAACCGCGTAAACTCGACGTCGACTGCTCTGTTCATCTAACGGACCCGGTCGCTGTCCGGGAGGCACTGCCAGGTTGCCGTTTTGAAATGCTGGAGGGCGCCGCTTTCGGAAGGGCTGTTGCCGGCGGCACGCTGCAACAGCTTGATGTGTCGCTTATCGAAGTCGGCTTCGACCGATTGCTCGTCGGCATCGGCGACAAACCCCTCGGACTGGATGGGCAGATCGTCCTTGATCGGCAATTGCTCCGCTTCGACCAACTGGCCTGCTCATGGGGCCAATCGAAAGGGTGCATCGCGGGGGTGTTCTACGCCGAGGACGGCGAGCGGCCCAGGCGCGCCCGCCTCGGAATGGTGCTCGAACAGTTCAACCAGCCCGAATTGGCGGCGCTGATCATAAAGCTTCCGCTTGCGCCATCAACCGACTCTCAGCCCGCGGGCGAGGCAACGAGGGTGAGGCGGCGGATCGTCGAGTTCCTGCATCGCCTCGACTTGGATTTGGATATCCGCGTCGAAGAAGGCACGGTCGTTCTGCCTAAGGATGTACAGGTCGAGGCTGAAGCGGCGGTCAACCGCGTCGCAATCAAGGACGGTTATGTCAACATGAGCTTCGGGGCGATCGTGGACGGCGGAACCGTAGCGGGTTCTTTCACGACCGATCTGAAGCGAACAGAGCCGACGTTCTACCTCAAATACGCCGCCAACCGGATCCAGCCGGGCCCATTGGTCGATCGCTATCTCGCTCTGACCTTCCCCGGCATGAAAGCCACCGGACCGCTGACGATCATCGACGAGACCTATCAGAAGCTCCTGCCGGCCGCGGACGAGCCCAACTATGAAGTCGGCGAGGGCGAATTGATGATCGAGGGCGGCTCGGTCGCCGGGCGGGCTGCGCCCCTTTGGATGACCAACATCTTTCCCGGGCTCAATTTCGCTACCTTCGAGTTCTCGTACATGCACTCATGGTTCAAGAAGTTCGAGGACGGGCGCATCCGTCACCAGATGATCTTTCAGGGCAGGTTTTACAATGTCTACATGGTCGGCGAGTGCGACGCCCAGGGGTTCATGTCGTATGACGTGGGCATTGATTTCCTGGCCAATTTCGACAGCAGGTATTGGGCCGAATCGGGCCAGGGACGCATCCCGCTGTTCACCAAGACGGGCAGGATGATGCCCGACGGGTCATTGGCCAACGAAGAGGTGGTCTACGTGCCGCGCAAGTTCATCATGAGCCTGCTGGTCAAGAACAACCCCGTGGTCACGGCATATCACGCCGTTCGCAAGCGGGTGCGCGGCGAACAGTGAGGTCCTTGCGGGGCAGGAGCGGCGATCATGGCGTTCAACGATCTTCAGTCTTTCGTAGCCGAGCTCGAGCGGCTCGATCAGCTCCGACGGGTCAAGGCCGAGGTCGATCCTGTCCTCGAGATCACCGAAATCGCGGACCGGGTGATGAAGTCGCCCAGCCTCGAAGGCCCGGCCGGGGCCCCCGCCACGGATCGCACCCACGGCGGCCTGGGCGGGCGGGCACTGCTGTTCGAGAAGGTCCGCGGCTCGTCGATGCCGGTGCTGATCAACGCCTTCGGCAGCTACGCCCGTATCAGGTTGGCACTCGGCTGCCGCGACCTGGACGAGATCGGCGACCGGCTTCGTCAGATGATCAAGCCCGAGATGCCCGGCACGTTCCTGGAAAGACTTAAGAAGCTGCCGGAGTTGCTGCGGCTGGCAACCTTCGCGCCCAGGTCCTCAAAACGCGGGATTTGCCAGGAGGTGATCCACACGGACGATGCAAGCCTGTTGAGTCTTCCGATTCCGCAATGCTGGCCCAATGATGGCGACCCCGCCTCCGAGCCGCCGCAGATCCATCCGCCGGCCGAGCCAATCGCGGAGGCATCAGGGGCTTCCGGTCGAACGGGCCGATACATCACCTTTGGCGGCGTGCTCACACAGGATCCGGACAGCGGCGTGCTCAACATGGGCATGTACCGCGTGCAGGTGTTCGGTCCCAAACTGGCCGCCGTTCATTGGCACGTGCACCACGACGGAGCCCGCATCTACCGCCGCTGGACCGCCCGCGGCGAGAAGATGCCCGTCGCAATCGCTCTCGGCGGCGAGTCGGTCTTGCCCTACGCGGCGACCAGCCCGCTGCCGCCCGGACTCAGCGAGCTGTTCTTTGCAGGTTTCTTAAATGAACAGGGCATCGAGATGGTCGCGGCGAAGACTATCCCCATGGAAGTGCCCGCCAATGCCGAGATCGTCATCGAGGGCTACGTCGACCCGCAGGACCGTTTCATCGAGGGTCCGTTCGGTGACCACACCGGCTTCTACTCACTCTCGGGCCCCTACCCAGTGCTCCGGGTCACGGCCATCACCCATCGGCGAGACCCCGTCTACCCGACGACCATCGTCGGCTACCCGCCGATGGAGGACTACTACCTCGGCAAGGCCACCGAGCGCATCTTCCTGCCGCTGGTGCAGTTGCTCGTGCCTGAGGTGATCGATTACCACCTGCCGATGTTCGGGGCGTTTCACAACTGCGCGTTCGTCAAGATCCGCAAGGAATATCCCTATCAGGCCCGTCGCGTGATCCACAGCCTGTGGGGGGCCGGACAGATGTCCTTCAGCAAGTTCATTGTCGTGGTCGACGAGCACGTGAACGTGCACGATGAACAGGAAGTGCTGTTTTGCCTCGGTGCCAACGTCGACCCGCGTCGCGACACGGTGATCGCTGAAGGACCGCTGGACATCCTCGACCATGCCGCCCCGTTCGAAGGTGCCGGCAGCAAGATGGGCATCGACGCAACGCGCAAGATCCCCGGCGAGGGCCCCGTCCGCCGCTGGCCCGCCCGCCTGGAGATGTCACCGCGGATCAAGGAACAGGTCACTCGCCGCTGGCGGGAATTAGGGTTGGAATGAGCGGCGGCGGGCCCTCTGCGCTCGCGGACCAACGGCAGCGTCCGCAAGCCCATTTTTCGCATGCGCTCGCCATTGTCTTCGAGAATCAGGAACATTCCAACATCCAGAAGGCCCAAGCAGCTTCTCCCCACGCCGACTGCCGTCTGGTGATCTCTTCCCGATCCCCCCATGAAAACGCCCACCGGCAACCGGGGGGCTGCCCGATTGCCGGTGGTGTGTTTCCCTCGCACGTCGCTCTCGCTCGCCAATGACCCTCACTTCTTCACCGACCCCACCTTTACCAGCTTGCCGTCGTCGGCGACCTTCGCCACCTTCTCAGTGATCATCCCTGCCTTCATCTGGGGCTTGGGGACCGGGCCTTTTTCCATCATCACACCATGCCGGCCATCACCCCGGTCACGATCACCTTTCTCCAGATGCATGCTGAACCTCACCTCGCCACATTCACGACCGCCGGTCCCGTAGTATTTCTTCTGGTGCTCGCACGGATCCACGATTCTCCAGTAGCCCTCCCGAACCAGCTCGCGACGGACCACTTCCTGCCAGTAGCCGCTCTGAACGGTATAGGCCTCACGCCGGTATTCAATCACTCGTCCCCAAGCGTCCACCACCGGAACATCGCGATAGCGGATCTCGGTGGTCGGAACCCACACCCGCTCAATCACATCCCGGTACACCGGAGGTACCCAGACCCGCTCGACCGGCACGACCACCGGCTGGGTCACCACCACCGGAGTTACACAGCCGTTGGCAATGGTCAGACCAAACTGGTTGCCGTTGCGCCCCTCGAAGCCGATGGTCAGAGCAAAGTCCCCCGCTTTGGCTGGAGCCGCCCAAGCCATCATTCCCGCCAGACCCATCACCATCATTGCTTTGCTGTTCATATTCCTCATGGCTGACCTCCGTTTCTGCATGCCGCACAACGCGGTCACCAGACTAGACACCCCTCCTCAAAAAAAGTTTGATCGTGTTAACTATCTTCGCCATGCAACCATGTGGAAGGTGGTACGGAAGGCGGAACAGAAACCCTAAAGTCTTGCAAAACAAAGCCTTAAACCGAACCTCGAACGGAAATGCCAAGTCCCGCAAGGGCTTGTCGGCAAATCGGACCAGCCACACCGCTTGCAAAGAGGAAGACTCGGTCGCTCCAGAGCCCTCTGGGCGTAACCAACTGAAGGCAAAGGATTTACGATTTTACTTCTGCGGATAAACTCCTGCCAGTCCCCAAACGGGCAAACGGCGCGGTCAAACCGAACGCCCCATCTGAGAAGCACCCCATCAGACTTGTTCGGCTGCAATCACCGCTCCTGCCTCCCGAGTGCCCCATGATCCTTTGCTGGATCGGGCAAAACGCATTCCAATCCACTTCAAGAGTCAGCGTCGAGCCGGCACCCGTTGCACTCGCCCCCATGCCGTCGTTTCCGTATTATCTCCTGCTTGCGTCAGTTTTTTCGGGGCGTTGCCGCCCCGGTAGGACGCTGACTGTGAGATGTAACGGGAGAATCAAGCGTGACAGGTAAGCAACTACTGCTCCAGGCACTTCGGAACGAAACCACCCCCCGGCCGGCCTGGGTGCCGTTTGTCGGCGTTCACGGCGGCAAGCTCATCGGGGCGACCGCCTGGGACTACCTGAGATCGAGCGAGCGGATCGTGGCTGGATTGAGCAGGGCTGTCGAACTCTATAAGCCCGACGGCCTCCCCGTGGTGTTTGACCTCCAGATGGAAGCGGAGGTTTTGGGCTGCGCCATGCACTGGGGTGATCAGACGCCGCCTTCGGTCACTTCGCACCCGCTGGCCCAAGCCCCGTTGTCGAGCCTGCCCGGATTCGACCCTGCCAAGGGACGCTTCCCCCTTGTCGCCGAGGCAATGGCCGAGCTCAGGAGGCGATTCAGCGACGAGATTGCCTTCTATGGCCTGATTACCGGTCCGTTTACCCTGGCGCTGCACCTCATGGGCACCGGCATCTTCCTGAAGATGTTTGATGAGGTCGATGCGGTGCGTGAGGTGCTCGATTTCTGCACCGACGTGGGCAGGCAAGCCGCCGATTTCTACCTGGACAACGGCGCGGACGTCATCGCGGTGGTCGACCCGATGACCAGCCAGATCTCACCGCGTCACTTCACCGAGTTCGTGACCAGCCATGTCAACGCGATCTTCGCGCATGTGCGACAACGAAAGGCCCTCTCCTCTCTTTTTGTCTGCGGCAACGCCACCCGCAATCTGGAGCTGATGTGCCAAACGGTCTGCGACAACGTTTCGGTGGACGAGAACATCTCCTTCGAGCTGCTTCGCGACCTGGCCCACAAGCACAACAAGTCTTTCGGTGGCAACCTCAAGCTGACGACCGTGCTGTTGCTGGGGACGCCGGCCGACGCGAAGCGCGACGCCCTGCGATGCATCGATGCCGCCGGATCAACCGGCTTCATCCTCGCGCCTGGCTGCGACCTCCCGTACGCCACGCCGGAGGAGAATCTGCAGGCAGTCGCGGCAATGGTGCACGACGAGTATCAACGCAACGTCGCCCGCGTGGCCTGCCAAGAGGTTACGCCCGACGTGTTCGAGGAGGTCCAATTGCCTGACTATACGCGGGAGGACAAGGTCATCGTCGACGTGGTGACCTTGGACTCGGCCTCCTGCGCGCCTTGCCAGTACATGGTCGACGCCGTCGAGCAGGCTGCTCGGAAGTTCCCGGACCAGGTGGTCATTCGCGAACACAAGATCACCACTCGCAGCGGCCTGGGACACATGGCCAAACTCGGCGTAGGCCAGATCCCGACCATCTGCATTGACGGCCAGGTGAAATTCCCGTCGATCATTCCGGACATCAACACGCTGATCGACGCCATCGAGACCAGAGCGAAGGAAAAGAGGGACAAGTGATCCCCATGAGCCTGATCACGGGGTTTCTAGGCAGCGGCAAGACCTCGCTGCTGCAACACATCGTCGAGACCAACCCGCATCGCCGGTTCGTATATGTCGTCAACGACTGCGGGGCCATCGACATCGACGGCCGCATCCTTCAGCTCGGCCACAACCGGCTGGTCAACATCCCGGGCGGGAGCATCTTCTGTCGCTGCGTCGCGGGCGAGTTTGTTGACTGGCTGACGAAGATCCCGAAGCAATGGCCCGAAGCCGGCGGCCCGATCGAAGGCGTCGTCATCGAGGCCAGCGGCATCGCCGACCCCAAGGTCATACAGCAGATGCTCCGAGAGACCGGACTCGATCGCGTCTACGACCTGCGGATGATCATCGCAGTGGTCGATCCCGGTAGTTTCCTCAAGCTCATCCATATCCTCCCAAACATCGTGGCCCAGATCGAGGCCAGCCAAGTCATCCTGGTGAACAAGACCGACATTTACGATGAGAACCGGATTCGGGAAACCGAGGGTGAAATCCGGACGATGAACGCCGCAGCTAGGATCGTGCGAACCCAACACGGCCGCGTTGAGCTGGATGTCTTTGCCAAAACCCCCGTCCGAACGCTTGAAGGCCGTTATGCCCGCTGCTTGGACCCCAACTACTCGGTCACCACGGCGGCGGTCAACGGGACTGTCGATCCGGAGCGTCTGGCTGCGGATCTGCGAACGCTTGGCGACCGAGTATATCGCGTGAAGGGCTTCGTGCTCTCGTCGGCCGGTTGGATCTATGTGGATCTCGCGGCTGGCCGTTTGACCACACGACCCGCGCCCACAACCGGCCCGGCCACGCTGGTATTCATCAGTTCGCCGCAGGCACAACCCGCCGTGGACCGCATCGTGACCGGTCTCCGCACCGGCGCGTACGAAGCACAGCCGCGAACATGACCCGGAGTGACCGGCGCGACGAGAAGTGGCCCGTTCACCTTCCGCGTAGAAAACGATCATCCCCGCCCCTTTCGCGGTTCCTGCCGTCAGTCTCTTTTGTCGCAACTGGTGCGCATTGTGCGCGCATGTTTCTGGATCGCAGAACGTTTGGGGCGCGGCCCGCAGAAAGGCGGTCCGCCTTAGGGTCTGGTCGGCACGACGACCTGTCCCGGCGTTTGTTCCTCCTCCCCGGGCATCCCGGCACTGATCGGATAGGCTTGCAGATTGTCGAAAGAAGAGCAGGCGTCGGCTTTGGTCCACAGTCCGATCATTCCGGCGTCTTTGAACGTGTCGTCCTTCACTTCGAGCCGCTTCCTGCCGTCGCAGTAGCAGGCGATCCGGTTGCCCTTCATTCTCACGCGGAGGGTAAACCACTTCCCCGCAGGCGTCTCGAAGTCCACGGACTGCAACATGGTGCGCTTGCCGTCGACCACCTTGTAGACGCGATAGTTGTTCTCGAGCGGGTTGATCCGGCAGAGGTAATAGTTGTTTTCATCCTTGCAACGCCAGATAAGCCCTCCGCCCTGATCGTCCGCACCGGTGTTTCCGCGAACCTTGACGCTGAGGTTGAGATCCCTGTAAACGGCGTTCTCGATAATCGCCAGATTGAAAGTGGCATTGTCGTTCGCGGTCTTTACGTTGAGCACGTTGGGTTTGCTCGCGGCGTCGGCATCGGGCTCGATCACCCACTTGGCCGGCTCTTTCGTGGGATTGTTCTGCTTGATCACCCAGTTGGGAGGCAAAGCGCCGGCCGGCTCCCTGTCGAACGTCCAGCGGTGGCTCGCCGTCATCTCCATTTCTTCCCGCTCGACGTTCAGCACCTTTCCGCTCATGGCATCGATTTCGACTTCCACAACTTGCGTGCCGGCGATCATCGTAACCTCGTACTGCGCCTGGCCGTCTTCCATTTGTATCTCGGCCCGCAAAGGCTTGCCGTCCTTCACCTCCTGGGCCGCGATCTCGACGGCTTGAACCATGGTGATCCTGGCCTTTTCGATCATGGCCCGGGCCCGCCCCAGCTCGGAACTCTCTTCAGGCGCCGCGATCGCCGACGCCGCCGGCAAACCCAATGTAATGACGGCATGTACCATAAACCACGTGGTCATGGGTATTCTCCTGCAAAGAAACAACACTCAAACCGGTCAAGGCGTGCACACATCCAGCGTCTTGCCTTCCGGGCCGCGCTCGTTTCGCCATTGAGAGACGATCTGCCTGGCCTCGACCGTCGTCATGTCGAACCACCTCGAATCGTCGACGCGACGAACAAGGGTGTTCTTTTCATAGAAGCCGCTTTCCGCGCTTGGGATCGGCCGGCCGTAGGCTCGGCCCTCAGCCCGGGCGGCACGAATGCCCTCCACAAGCTGCTTGTACTCCGGCGTGTAGGTCTCCAGGTATGCGATCCGGCGTTTCGAGCTTTCATTGCACTCGTCGCGTGCGGCAACCACGACGGCCCGAACGCCGTCGTTCTTCTCGCCGCCGACTCCCTCGTGGGGCGGATAAGTCCCGCGCGGGACGGTATAGAGAACGGCTTCGCTCTGGTCGTAGAACCAGACGTGCAAACCCTCCTCGCCGCTCGCGACAAGGAGGCGCATCTTGGAGATCGCCGTCGCAACCGCGACGATCGCCAATCCTGCGGCAACGCTCAGTTTGATGATCGCCTTGGTTCTGGAACTCATATGCCGGTCCACACGCGGTTCAGTAGGACACGGGCCGTCACGGCAGACGGTGATAGCCCGGGACGTACGACCACCAACACTCGCTGGAGTTGCACGGGATGTCGTTGGCGCTTAACCGATCAACATGGCCGTCGGCAAAGGCGTAGTTGGCCTTCTTGTTGTGCCGTTGACAACCGTAATTCTCGT of the Phycisphaerae bacterium genome contains:
- a CDS encoding PepSY domain-containing protein — encoded protein: MTTWFMVHAVITLGLPAASAIAAPEESSELGRARAMIEKARITMVQAVEIAAQEVKDGKPLRAEIQMEDGQAQYEVTMIAGTQVVEVEIDAMSGKVLNVEREEMEMTASHRWTFDREPAGALPPNWVIKQNNPTKEPAKWVIEPDADAASKPNVLNVKTANDNATFNLAIIENAVYRDLNLSVKVRGNTGADDQGGGLIWRCKDENNYYLCRINPLENNYRVYKVVDGKRTMLQSVDFETPAGKWFTLRVRMKGNRIACYCDGRKRLEVKDDTFKDAGMIGLWTKADACSSFDNLQAYPISAGMPGEEEQTPGQVVVPTRP
- a CDS encoding UbiD family decarboxylase — its product is MAFNDLQSFVAELERLDQLRRVKAEVDPVLEITEIADRVMKSPSLEGPAGAPATDRTHGGLGGRALLFEKVRGSSMPVLINAFGSYARIRLALGCRDLDEIGDRLRQMIKPEMPGTFLERLKKLPELLRLATFAPRSSKRGICQEVIHTDDASLLSLPIPQCWPNDGDPASEPPQIHPPAEPIAEASGASGRTGRYITFGGVLTQDPDSGVLNMGMYRVQVFGPKLAAVHWHVHHDGARIYRRWTARGEKMPVAIALGGESVLPYAATSPLPPGLSELFFAGFLNEQGIEMVAAKTIPMEVPANAEIVIEGYVDPQDRFIEGPFGDHTGFYSLSGPYPVLRVTAITHRRDPVYPTTIVGYPPMEDYYLGKATERIFLPLVQLLVPEVIDYHLPMFGAFHNCAFVKIRKEYPYQARRVIHSLWGAGQMSFSKFIVVVDEHVNVHDEQEVLFCLGANVDPRRDTVIAEGPLDILDHAAPFEGAGSKMGIDATRKIPGEGPVRRWPARLEMSPRIKEQVTRRWRELGLE
- a CDS encoding GTP-binding protein — its product is MSLITGFLGSGKTSLLQHIVETNPHRRFVYVVNDCGAIDIDGRILQLGHNRLVNIPGGSIFCRCVAGEFVDWLTKIPKQWPEAGGPIEGVVIEASGIADPKVIQQMLRETGLDRVYDLRMIIAVVDPGSFLKLIHILPNIVAQIEASQVILVNKTDIYDENRIRETEGEIRTMNAAARIVRTQHGRVELDVFAKTPVRTLEGRYARCLDPNYSVTTAAVNGTVDPERLAADLRTLGDRVYRVKGFVLSSAGWIYVDLAAGRLTTRPAPTTGPATLVFISSPQAQPAVDRIVTGLRTGAYEAQPRT
- a CDS encoding uroporphyrinogen decarboxylase family protein; this encodes MTGKQLLLQALRNETTPRPAWVPFVGVHGGKLIGATAWDYLRSSERIVAGLSRAVELYKPDGLPVVFDLQMEAEVLGCAMHWGDQTPPSVTSHPLAQAPLSSLPGFDPAKGRFPLVAEAMAELRRRFSDEIAFYGLITGPFTLALHLMGTGIFLKMFDEVDAVREVLDFCTDVGRQAADFYLDNGADVIAVVDPMTSQISPRHFTEFVTSHVNAIFAHVRQRKALSSLFVCGNATRNLELMCQTVCDNVSVDENISFELLRDLAHKHNKSFGGNLKLTTVLLLGTPADAKRDALRCIDAAGSTGFILAPGCDLPYATPEENLQAVAAMVHDEYQRNVARVACQEVTPDVFEEVQLPDYTREDKVIVDVVTLDSASCAPCQYMVDAVEQAARKFPDQVVIREHKITTRSGLGHMAKLGVGQIPTICIDGQVKFPSIIPDINTLIDAIETRAKEKRDK